The following are from one region of the Bactrocera oleae isolate idBacOlea1 chromosome 6, idBacOlea1, whole genome shotgun sequence genome:
- the LOC106622311 gene encoding leucine-rich repeat and immunoglobulin-like domain containing-NOGO receptor-interacting protein 4, whose product MLQLKSITYISLLSLLLAATASGLANCPPGCQCDDNTLVVQCGEGQLDVLPIALNPSIQRLVIRNNKIKTIDSSIQFYAELTFLDLSSNHLMTIPQRTFAYQKKLQEVHLNDNKIGAISNKTFIGLSAVTVLNLRHNQISELHLGTFTPLAKIEELNLGNNRIGFVDPKAFDGLSQLRILYLDDNALTSVPDPVIFQAMPILAELFLGMNTLLSIPAAAFQDVPALTRLDLRGAELQNISHDSFKGLEALRQLDLSNNRLTRVPTFSLSNLARLEELALGQNDFEVIVEGAFVGLKQLKRLEINGALRLKRIMNGAFSTNGNLEYLNLSSNKMLHEVQEGALSGLPNMRHVILKANALTTLAEGLFPWRDLITLDLSENPMSCDCRVMWLRNLLVEKNGTNDAISEVYCAFPERLHGEALRNLNPALMGCTHTDPRKQALIGALLVGSAATLTALALILYRCRRKIREYISSGVWGNSALGRKEREYQKTFCDEDYITRHQHHPCSLGIHSTFSNTYTPHHPAARHYGFCTMPINDLNAPDTQKNLQQLQVPTATVLNEKKALQTGISIDDCASYSLRLKPCNGSVVESQPSVNHYTKPQFAHSAVTLDVGESCYSYADVPMMHSPGVNTCEARQHQLRLTQEHFNQQQKQQQQQQQQPLHYGTSSRSDCDASSEVMDANYIYSNAHYSMPLEQGRCAKTPTPPPLPPALPLRNGVATTGRRSFMGVNAQKQQQQQQQPCNNTMRNPH is encoded by the coding sequence ATGTTGCAACTCAAGAGCATTACCTACATTTCGCTGCTCAGTCTGCTGCTCGCCGCCACAGCTAGCGGTTTGGCTAACTGTCCACCCGGTTGTCAGTGCGATGACAATACTTTGGTCGTGCAGTGCGGCGAGGGTCAATTGGATGTTCTGCCGATTGCACTGAATCCGTCCATACAACGTTTGGTGATacgcaacaacaaaatcaagaCGATAGACTCTTCGATACAATTCTATGCCGAGCTGACATTCCTCGATTTGTCGTCGAATCACCTGATGACCATACCGCAGCGCACCTTCGCTTACCAGAAGAAGCTGCAGGAGGTGCATTTGAATGACAATAAGATTGGCGCAATCAGCAATAAGACATTCATCGGTTTGTCGGCCGTGACGGTGTTGAATTTACGCCATAATCAGATTTCCGAGCTACATTTGGGCACCTTTACGCCGCTGGCTAAAATTGAAGAGCTGAATTTAGGTAATAACCGCATTGGCTTTGTCGATCCGAAAGCGTTTGACGGTTTGTCGCAGCTGCGTATCTTGTATTTGGATGACAATGCGTTGACTTCGGTGCCTGATCCAGTTATTTTCCAGGCCATGCCCATTTTGGCGGAGCTCTTTCTCGGCATGAACACTTTATTGAGCATACCTGCAGCGGCCTTCCAAGATGTGCCGGCCTTAACGCGTCTGGACTTACGTGGCGCTGAGTTGCAGAATATTTCGCATGACTCGTTCAAGGGTTTGGAAGCGCTGCGCCAACTGGATCTCTCTAACAATCGCTTGACACGTGTGCCCACCTTCAGTTTGAGTAATCTGGCGCGCTTAGAGGAATTGGCGTTGGGTCAAAATGATTTTGAGGTGATTGTTGAGGGTGCTTTTGTCGGCTTGAAGCAATTGAAACGCTTGGAAATCAATGGCGCTCTACGGCTGAAACGCATAATGAACGGCGCCTTCTCGACAAATGGCAATTTGGAGTATTTAAATCTGTCCTCGAACAAAATGTTGCATGAAGTGCAGGAGGGTGCGCTGAGCGGTTTACCCAATATGCGTCATGTCATACTGAAAGCAAACGCGCTCACCACACTTGCAGAAGGTCTTTTTCCATGGCGCGATCTCATTACGCTCGATCTGTCGGAGAATCCGATGTCTTGTGATTGTCGTGTCATGTGGCTGCGCAACTTGTTGGTGGAAAAGAACGGTACAAACGATGCGATCTCTGAAGTCTACTGCGCCTTCCCCGAACGGCTGCATGGTGAAGCTTTGCGCAACTTGAACCCGGCGCTTATGGGTTGCACACACACTGATCCACGCAAGCAAGCTTTGATTGGCGCGCTACTCGTCGGTTCGGCAGCCACGCTAACTGCCTTGGCGCTCATATTGTATCGTTGTCGCCGCAAGATACGCGAGTACATCAGCAGCGGTGTTTGGGGTAATTCCGCTTTGGGACGCAAAGAACGTGAATACCAAAAAACTTTCTGCGATGAGGACTACATCACGCGCCATCAACATCATCCCTGCAGTCTTGGCATACACTCGACCTTCTCAAACACCTACACCCCACATCATCCCGCTGCACGTCATTACGGCTTCTGCACCATGCCCATCAACGACTTGAACGCGCCGGATACACAGAAGAATCTACAGCAGCTGCAAGTGCCCACCGCCACAGTGTTGAACGAGAAGAAAGCACTACAAACCGGTATTAGCATTGACGATTGCGCATCCTACTCGCTACGGCTTAAACCCTGCAACGGCAGCGTTGTGGAATCGCAGCCGAGCGTGAACCATTACACGAAACCGCAATTCGCACACTCCGCCGTTACGCTAGATGTCGGCGAGTCGTGTTACTCCTATGCCGATGTGCCAATGATGCATTCGCCCGGGGTGAATACATGTGAAGCACGCCAACACCAGCTGCGCCTCACGCAAGAGCACTTCAAccaacaacagaaacaacaacagcagcagcaacaacagccgcTGCATTATGGCACTTCGTCACGTAGCGATTGTGATGCGTCTAGCGAGGTAATGGATGCCAATTATATTTACAGCAACGCACACTATTCGATGCCGTTAGAGCAGGGACGTTGCGCCAAAACGCCCACACCACCGCCACTACCGCCAGCATTGCCCTTGCGTAATGGCGTAGCGACTACGGGTCGTCGCTCCTTTATGGGCGTCAAtgcacaaaagcaacaacagcaacagcagcagccatGCAACAACACAATGCGTAATCCCCACTGA